The Silene latifolia isolate original U9 population chromosome Y, ASM4854445v1, whole genome shotgun sequence sequence TCTTAACAGGGACATCTTCTAATATACCTAGAGGTCGCTTAACTGTCCAGTCAGCCATTTGTAGGGTCACACTTTAAGATGTCCCATGTTCAGTTTCTCGcaaaccgaatatggcatgacactgacactggcacccaAATCACATAAAGCTTTATCTATTACATGAGTGCCTATGGTAcagggaattgaaaaactacctcGATCCTTCAATTTAGGCGGAGACTTGCTTTGtaggagtgcactacactcttttGTAGAAACAATGGTCTCCACTTCGTTAAAGCTCCTCTTACGGGTCAAAAtaactttcataaatttagcataagagggtacctgggtaattatcTTGGTAAAAGGTACAGTTACCTGAAGATTTTTGACGACCTCCAAGAATTTACCGAATTGCTGCTCGACTTTTGTGTTTTTTAGGCACCCCGGAAAAGGTACCTTGATAACGATTGGCGGGTCAGCACCTTTACTCTTCCCTTTATCAGAATTAGACACCTTATCAGTATTAAAAGGCGTCCCATCAGTAACAAGTAATGGATCAGTAACTTCGTCAGGAGAAAAAGTCGGATCGATTTTTTTCAGGTGTTACAACAACTTCAGCGGACTTTTTTTTTCACATCCACATCTAACTCCTCAATTATGACCTCTTCAACATTCTCAGGCATCACAGGTGcatcataagtaagaccgcttcgAAGATGAATCGCATTAGCCATGTCATGTGACTTCTCAGGCTGAGATGGCAACGTACCTGGTTGTCTACTAGAATTAgataattgggcaatttgattgtCCAACATCTTATTATGTGCCATTAACTGAGTAATAAGGGCCTCTTGCTTCTGTGAAGCCGCTATCTGTTGCTGTAGCATGGCCTTAATGTCAGACAGGTTATTATTGTGATGTTTTTGACCTCCTTGATTGTTCCTCTGATAACCACCTTATGGTTGATTTCCACGATTCTGAGGGATAGTGTATGTCGGGTTCGGACCTTGTAGTGGTGGTGGAGTTGGGTTTAGAACATTCTGGCTCCGATAAGAGAAATTAGGATGCTCCCTAGTCCTTTCATTATAGAAATTTGAGTATGATGTACCTTGTTTGAAGGACTGGAAAGCGTGGGCATGTTCTATGGTGCTCATACATTCAACTGCACCATGTTCTGCCATACCACATCGCTCACAAGGGTTTTCCTGTTGGGTCATGGCATGAACTGTCTGCTGGTTTCCCCAAGACTGGGCTGTCTTTAGTTCGGCAATCTGGGCAGTTAATGCCTCTAACTGAGCTGCAATAGCTCCATCGGATGATCCTCCCCCTCTCGTACTACCTCTGGGGTTCCCATATTTGGTAGTGTGGGTAGCTATTTGGTCAATTAGTTTCCAGGCATTGGCATCATTAGTGTTGTCCTGGAATCTCCCGTTGGCTGAAGAATCGAGTAGAGCCCGATGATCATCATATAGCTGACTTTGACCATTTTGATACCGAGTTTGTCGTACTCCTCGATATCCaaaaaatatttataatctcaataCCAAACTAATGAATGTAGTAGGGTAAGGAAGTCAATCCACAGAGACGGTGCTTGGCTCTTAGATTAATTGTCTACTTCCTAGTTTAGTTATAGCAAATGTTGAATGATTGATAAACTAATTAATAAGACTACAAATAAAGCAACCAATGACAAGTTGATTAAGATGCTAATTAAGGAAACAAGGGTGGTCAGGTTCACTCATGTAGAGAAATGGTCGAGTAAAGgcacaaattaacaagtaaataaggtAAATTCAACGGCAAATCCCCACCCCTCGATGTGTGACTAACCCAAGGCTTAGCATAATCGAACTCTCGTTCTAATTACCCATAATCCACTAATCGTCATGAATTGTCTAGTTACAAGTCAAGCTCTCACCCAACAAGTTATAAAATAGTGAAATTAACTCGAATTCTCATTGAGACATTTCCACAAACATTTTCTATGCATGACAATTAGAAGAGAAATTACCCATGTAATACTTGTTTGTTCAAGCCAATAATCTACCCCTATTAACCACACAAGATTCCCCTCCACCCAAGCAATACACTACTCAAGCATGATAATGAAATTGGAAGTAAAAGATGGGAACTTTAACATGAAAATAAGAAGAACAAAcataataataagacaagtaattaagcaacaataaacatgtaaataaatgaaaggaAGTAAATTAAGGGAAAGATTATACTAATAGTAATTAAAGGAGCAAACTTTGATTGAAATAATGAGGATGGATCTCTTCTTCCTTCAAATTGCAACCCACTACTCTAaaagtaaactaatgagaatTGTAAATCTTGAATAAACTAAAGAGGAATTCAATTAATGATgaagaaagattacaagtttTTATTAAGGAGAGATTAAAGGGAGGAAAATTCTAGGGTTCTTGTTACAATGATGATAGACTAATTTTCTAATGTGAGAGAGTCTAGTCAAATCTAATTGTGTGAGAGAGTAATTATTCTAATCTAATGAGTGGAATAATCTAAGGTAAACTAATTGGTAAGGTAAGGTGGTACGGTGACTAATTTAATGGGAGTGTGTCTTTTATACTCcactctaataataataataataatagtaatagtaatagtaatagtaatagtaatagtaataataataataattaataatagtagtaataataataataataataataataataataataataatagtaataatagtaataatagtaatagtaataataataataataataataaaaataataaaaaataataatagtaataattataataatagtaataacaataataataataataataataataataataataataataataataataataataataataataatctcacCTCACCCACCATAAACACAAATACACGACATAATCCAAAAAAGGGGAAGGGGAAAGGTTTTTACGGATTGAACAAAAAAGACAAAGCAAGCAAAATTGAAAAACACGCAACACGAGATGCCTAGCCAGCCCGTCGGCTGTCGGTGGTGCCACCGTCTGGGAAGTTTATGGAAAACAAAGGCGATTTGATGTGTTGTGGGAGCCGGTAATGGGGGCGGCAGCCGGTGGACCGTCTGGGAACGCAAGAGTTATTGCGAGCCGGTTGGGAGGTAGACGGGTAGCCGGCTGGGGATGCTCTCGATAGAAAGGGACGCATTTTAcatgtattcccagccggtagTGAGGGAGGCAGCCGGTAGGCCGGCTATGGGCTCTTTGTTGCAGATTGGTGAGGATGAGGGATGACGGTGGTGGTTCCTGCTGGTGAAGCACGGTGGAGTAGGGGTGTTGTGATGGTGTGATGGGGATGATGAAGTGATGACGACGTGGTCGTTAATGGTGGATGTGCCGTTGTTGATGGTGAAGTCGGGTTGTTGTTGCTTCAATGGTGTGATGGTGATGTCGCTGGTTGTAGTCGTGGACAGAGAAGGGATGGTTGAATGAATGATGTGGTGAATGAAGACGGGTTGGGTTGTGGTGAGCCGAAGTCGTATGCTCCCAAAAATAAGTAATAAAGTCCTATTACCTTaactatatagtagaggtaagtcgggtgtcgaatccacagggaagacgatgtaattaatgtgtaaAAGTAAAGAGTACAAGTAACAATAATAGGGGGGGGGGGTTGTGATTGAATAAGCTAATGACTAATAAAACAAGGAACAAGTAAATAAGATGAATTCAGATGATTAAAGGTCTTGGGTCaacaaacatccactatcaacaaaCTAATTGGTCTTCGATTGTCTTTAGTTCGATTACTCTCAAGCACTTTATTGTGGAAATACAAGTTTCCCCTTCCTCTTAAGTTTAGTCAACTAACTCGAAACGCGATATTAGAAGACCCTAATTATTAAAAAATCTAAGCCAAGCGTCTAGATTTAATCCAACAACAGCATTAACAATCCAAGGAAGCAATAaagataacgatctttaacacacgCGGTTAACGATTCAAATTATATGTCTAGTCTCTACTTCGTCCTAATAACGATGaaaagcatacaaattattaggGTAAAGTTTGCTACTTTAGTCTAGATTAATTGAACAATTACAGATTCAATTTTTAAACATGCAATAGATTAAAGTAAACAATTACTAATTGATCAGATTAGTAAAAAgaaacaataatcataaaatacgagcaagagacataaacaatacttgagaaataaaagagagaaagaacaatctcacaattaattagtCAATAGCTTCAATCTGTCGATCCAAGAAAGGAAGGATTAGTTCCTCATAATTTTCTAAGCAAAAGCAAGTAGGGTTCTTGAGTTCTCCCCAAAATTACAACTTATTGAATAATAATAGAATGAAATATGAACTTGatacctaacctaataataataactaataataataatctaataatctaataataataataataataataataatcataaaataaTCATAGAATAGTGAGATTAGGAAAAGACGGAAACAAGACATCAAAGTTGACTCTCGATTGCAGCCACACGGGCGAGTCGCACGTAATCTCGCGGGTCGCATTTTATTCTGTTGCAAATTAGCCGCTTCACGTCTTTACTCGGTCTTCTCTTGTGATTGTTGGCTAAACATGGGACAAGCCCACGTGATTTGCTTGGAAATTGATGGCCTCTTACCTTGTTCTCTTCATCAAATATCTAGCCCACTTGGAATTGTTCATGTGTCCAATTGAATTTGGGCACCCATCTCATACGGACCTCAATTTATTTCCATCATACTCCCTAATTCACTTAAGTCTCTCAAATGCCGTCAATATATCAAAAGATAGAATTTATATAATTAGACTTGCAAAACTTCACTTATTTCACCAATAACTCACCAAGATCAACGTTCCTACACCATAATAAACCCGTCTTATCAACTTCCCCACACTTAGATCTTTActcatcctcgagtaaactaaaaagaCTCATTACAATCTCATACCAACACCGATCCACAGAAGTGCAAGAAAATCAATAAGACTCACAACGCTTGTACCAGACGGTCTTCAACATAGCAACTAGAGAGCAGATAGCATCGGAAGAATTTTTCTTTacctaaatctctcattttgcctagagcgcccacccttgcgggttttcactcTAGCTTTTCATCAATTTTTTCTTCTCACCTCTACTCTCAGTGGCACGCAActcaattcttcattttacccggagcgccctttcgggttttcactccgtccgCGGCCACATCCCAATCTTGTCTAGGCGctctttcgggttttcacctagccgggatcaatctttttctttttttttctttcattttttttttcttttcatttttttttttttgctgaaataAACACACTACACAATTACAAAGGTGTACAAATCGGAACGATTCtctctccccacacttgaatgaaacattgtcctcaatgttgcAAGGACACAATAAAGGAAAAAAACAAACCTCAACAGAAAAAACTCCAGACGACCAAATAGATATATCAAGCCTCAACATCGCGTATAATAGAGCAATCCACGCACCACACCTCCTCCCCATACTTGGCCATTAGcatattccataaaacacaatcACACAAGGCCAACAAAAGATAAGAGTAACCAAAGAAGACTAACGCTCCTTATTACTCCGATCCTAACAGATGACCAAGTAGCTCTAAAAACATATGTGCCAGCAACAAATCAACAATCCATCCAACCGCATTA is a genomic window containing:
- the LOC141631746 gene encoding uncharacterized protein LOC141631746 encodes the protein MLQQQIAASQKQEALITQLMAHNKMLDNQIAQLSNSSRQPGTLPSQPEKSHDMANAIHLRSGLTYDAPVMPENVEEVIIEELDVDVKKKVSNSDKGKSKGADPPIVIKVPSYAKFMKVILTRKRSFNEVETIVSTKECSALLQSKSPPKLKDRGSFSIPCTIGTHVIDKALCDLGASVSVMPYSVCEKLNMGHLKV